Proteins encoded together in one Flavobacteriales bacterium window:
- a CDS encoding c-type cytochrome, producing the protein MATALISVNALVWWMIGINVILFAIILGQFSAVRGMARTLSGKEEVDAPTVVEGPTFADNILQRLTRSVKVEQEKDVLMHHEYDGIRELDNVLPPWWLWLFYGTVIWSVVFLLNVHVLDIWPTQEEEYRQEMAQAKADVDAYLAQFAGMVDENNVTALTDEAAIAGGRATFDAYCKACHGGAGEGGVGPNLTDDHWIHGGGVQNVFKTINYGVAEKGMIAWKAQLKPAEMQAVTSYILKLHGTNPPNAKAPEGEPWGAAATPSASDTVPSLPTDSAAVAAIR; encoded by the coding sequence ATGGCCACCGCGCTCATCTCCGTGAACGCCCTGGTGTGGTGGATGATCGGTATCAATGTGATCCTGTTCGCCATCATCCTCGGCCAGTTCTCCGCGGTGCGCGGCATGGCCCGCACGCTCTCAGGCAAAGAGGAGGTCGATGCGCCGACCGTCGTCGAGGGTCCCACCTTCGCCGACAACATTCTCCAGCGCCTCACCCGTTCCGTGAAGGTGGAGCAGGAGAAGGACGTGCTCATGCATCATGAGTATGATGGGATCCGCGAGTTGGACAACGTACTGCCGCCATGGTGGCTCTGGCTGTTCTATGGCACGGTGATCTGGAGCGTGGTGTTCCTGCTCAACGTCCACGTTCTCGACATCTGGCCCACGCAGGAGGAGGAGTACCGCCAGGAGATGGCCCAGGCCAAGGCTGATGTGGACGCTTATCTGGCTCAGTTCGCAGGCATGGTGGATGAGAACAACGTGACGGCGCTCACCGATGAGGCCGCGATCGCCGGGGGGCGGGCCACGTTCGATGCCTACTGCAAGGCCTGCCATGGTGGCGCCGGGGAAGGAGGCGTCGGTCCCAACCTCACCGATGATCATTGGATCCATGGAGGAGGGGTGCAGAACGTGTTCAAGACCATCAACTACGGGGTGGCGGAAAAGGGCATGATCGCGTGGAAGGCGCAGCTCAAACCCGCGGAGATGCAGGCCGTGACCAGCTACATCCTGAAGCTGCACGGCACCAACCCGCCGAACGCCAAGGCGCCGGAAGGTGAACCCTGGGGTGCCGCTGCCACACCTTCGGCATCCGATACCGTACCGTCCCTGCCGACGGATAGTGCCGCTGTAGCGGCCATCCGATGA
- a CDS encoding squalene/phytoene synthase family protein, whose amino-acid sequence MNTIALYDAVCLKASRHTTYSYSTSFSLGIRSLDRRYHDPIHAIYGFVRFADEIVDTFHTHDKATLLQRFRHDTYTAIAEGISLNPILHSFQKVVNRYGIERELYDTFLNSMDMDLRDTTHDRGSYEQYILGSAEVVGLMCLRVFCEGDNALYDRLRTPAMRLGAAFQKVNFLRDLKDDHHNLGRTYFPGVDVSRMDDTTKRAIEADIAADFDAAILGIRQLPRGARFGVYIAYVYYLNLFRKIKALPTERILRERVRVRNRRKLALLTTSYLRHSFGLL is encoded by the coding sequence ATGAACACGATCGCCCTGTACGATGCGGTGTGCCTGAAGGCCAGCCGGCATACCACATACAGCTACAGCACATCATTCTCGCTGGGGATCCGCTCCCTCGATAGGCGCTACCACGACCCCATCCACGCCATCTACGGCTTCGTGCGCTTCGCCGACGAGATCGTGGACACCTTCCACACGCATGACAAGGCCACCCTGCTCCAACGGTTCCGCCACGACACCTACACGGCCATCGCCGAAGGCATCAGCCTGAACCCCATCCTGCACAGCTTCCAGAAGGTGGTGAACCGCTACGGCATCGAACGCGAGCTGTACGACACCTTTCTGAACAGCATGGACATGGACCTGCGGGACACCACGCACGACCGCGGGAGCTACGAGCAGTACATCCTGGGCAGCGCGGAGGTGGTGGGGCTGATGTGCCTACGGGTGTTCTGCGAGGGCGACAACGCACTGTACGACCGGTTGCGCACCCCGGCCATGCGTCTGGGCGCGGCCTTCCAGAAGGTGAATTTCCTGCGCGACCTGAAGGACGACCACCACAACCTGGGCCGCACCTACTTCCCGGGCGTGGACGTGAGCCGGATGGACGACACGACGAAACGCGCGATCGAGGCCGACATCGCGGCGGACTTCGACGCGGCCATCCTGGGCATCCGTCAGCTGCCGCGCGGCGCGCGCTTCGGGGTGTACATCGCCTACGTGTACTACCTCAACCTCTTCCGGAAGATCAAGGCGCTGCCCACCGAGCGCATCCTGCGCGAACGCGTGCGTGTGCGCAACCGACGCAAACTCGCGCTGCTCACCACGAGCTATCTCCGCCACAGCTTCGGTCTGCTCTGA
- a CDS encoding deoxyribodipyrimidine photo-lyase: MSTTRPAVCIHWFRRDLRLEDNHGLFRALSEHGEVLPLFILDTDILDRLEDRHDRRVDFIHRALAGLQDQLVKYGSMMLVEHGRPIEVWKRVLDRFDVKAVTANHDHEPYGNARDKAVGELMVSRGIPFRTFKDISIFERGEVVKDDGGPYTVYTPYMRKWRSLFRPELADAFPSGRHTDRFHRTEPLPMPTLERIGFAPTDLRIPPAHVSDDLLRHYERTRDVPAIAGTSRMSVHLRFGTVSVRELVRRSFSTSPKYLNELIWREFYMQVLWHHPHAVERAIKPGYDRIAWRKDEQELMLWAQGRTGYPLVDAGMRELNATGLMHNRVRMVVASFLTKHLLIDWRWGESVFAARLLDFELSSNNGGWQWASGSGCDAAPYFRVFNPALQQQKFDPQLKYVKHWVPEVGSANYVQPMVVHEVARQRALKAYAEALREGPRRTEARPQLFN; encoded by the coding sequence ATGAGCACGACCCGCCCTGCCGTTTGCATCCATTGGTTCCGACGCGACCTGCGGCTGGAGGACAACCACGGGCTCTTCCGCGCATTGAGCGAACACGGCGAGGTGTTGCCCCTGTTCATCCTTGACACGGACATCCTGGACCGGCTCGAGGACAGGCATGACCGCCGGGTGGACTTCATCCACCGCGCCCTGGCCGGACTTCAGGACCAACTGGTGAAGTACGGGTCCATGATGCTGGTGGAGCACGGCCGCCCCATCGAGGTGTGGAAGCGCGTGCTGGACCGGTTCGACGTGAAGGCCGTCACCGCCAACCACGACCACGAACCCTACGGCAATGCGCGGGACAAGGCCGTGGGCGAATTGATGGTCTCGCGCGGCATACCGTTCCGCACCTTCAAGGACATCAGCATCTTCGAGCGCGGCGAGGTGGTGAAGGATGACGGCGGCCCATACACCGTGTACACACCGTACATGCGAAAATGGAGGAGCCTGTTCAGGCCTGAACTGGCCGATGCGTTCCCGAGCGGCAGGCATACCGATCGGTTCCACCGGACGGAACCGCTGCCCATGCCCACGCTGGAGCGGATCGGGTTCGCACCGACGGACCTTCGCATCCCTCCGGCTCACGTGAGCGACGACCTTCTGCGCCATTACGAACGGACGCGGGACGTACCGGCCATCGCGGGCACGAGCCGCATGAGCGTTCATCTACGCTTCGGCACGGTAAGCGTGCGCGAACTGGTGCGCAGGTCGTTCAGCACGAGCCCCAAATACCTGAACGAGCTCATCTGGCGCGAGTTCTACATGCAGGTGCTCTGGCATCACCCGCACGCCGTGGAACGGGCCATCAAGCCCGGCTACGACCGGATCGCCTGGCGGAAGGACGAACAAGAGCTCATGTTGTGGGCCCAGGGGCGCACCGGCTACCCGCTGGTGGATGCGGGCATGCGCGAGCTGAACGCCACGGGGTTGATGCACAACCGGGTGCGCATGGTGGTGGCCAGCTTCCTCACCAAGCACCTGCTCATCGACTGGCGCTGGGGCGAGTCGGTCTTCGCCGCCAGGCTGCTGGACTTCGAGCTTAGCAGCAACAACGGTGGCTGGCAATGGGCGAGCGGATCGGGCTGCGATGCCGCCCCGTACTTCCGCGTCTTCAACCCGGCCTTGCAGCAGCAGAAATTCGACCCGCAGTTAAAATATGTGAAGCACTGGGTACCCGAGGTGGGTTCGGCAAACTATGTGCAGCCCATGGTCGTTCATGAAGTGGCCCGGCAACGCGCGCTGAAAGCATACGCCGAAGCGCTGCGGGAAGGGCCACGACGAACCGAAGCACGACCTCAACTGTTCAACTGA
- a CDS encoding RNA polymerase sigma factor: MSTLEFQQQLIGLRQQLYYFALSLTKDRDDALDLLQESSLRALTFQEKFKENTNLKAWLYTIMKNTFINDHRRQKRTRVLMDSVERERTTVRRVQTPATAESRMVRSELDRSLDQLDTTFREPFVMHHEGYKYHEIADHLSIPVGTVKSRIHQARQRLMRMLTDKPLAA, translated from the coding sequence ATGTCCACGCTCGAGTTCCAGCAGCAATTGATCGGTCTCCGCCAGCAACTGTATTACTTCGCGTTGAGCCTGACGAAGGACCGCGACGATGCCCTTGACCTCTTGCAGGAGAGTTCGCTGCGCGCGCTCACCTTCCAGGAGAAGTTCAAGGAGAACACCAACTTGAAGGCGTGGTTGTACACCATCATGAAGAACACCTTCATCAACGACCATCGCCGCCAGAAACGCACGCGTGTGCTGATGGACAGCGTGGAGCGGGAGCGGACGACGGTGCGTCGGGTGCAGACCCCGGCGACGGCCGAGAGCCGGATGGTGCGTTCGGAGCTGGATCGGAGCCTGGACCAGTTGGACACGACCTTCCGTGAGCCGTTCGTGATGCACCATGAAGGATACAAGTACCACGAGATCGCAGACCACCTAAGCATTCCGGTGGGCACGGTGAAGAGCAGGATCCACCAAGCCCGGCAGCGCCTCATGCGCATGCTGACGGACAAACCGCTGGCCGCTTGA
- the idi gene encoding isopentenyl-diphosphate Delta-isomerase: MKDLVVLVDEQDVPIGTRSKLEVHRSGELHRAFSVFVFDAQDRLILQQRALGKYHSGGLWTNTCCSHPRPGEPVAEAAVRRLREEMGIVCQGLEHQFSFIYRAEVGNGLVEHELDHVLFARHSGDVRPDPREAMAWRAMTDEELDHELRTGPDRFTAWLRSCWPLVKERRGAGLRHAV; the protein is encoded by the coding sequence CTGAAGGACCTTGTCGTGCTCGTGGACGAGCAGGATGTGCCCATCGGCACCCGCAGCAAGTTGGAGGTGCACCGGAGCGGCGAGCTGCATCGCGCCTTCTCGGTCTTCGTCTTCGACGCGCAGGACCGTCTGATCCTGCAGCAGCGGGCGCTGGGCAAGTACCATAGCGGTGGCCTGTGGACGAACACCTGTTGCAGCCACCCGCGCCCCGGCGAACCGGTGGCCGAGGCGGCCGTCCGCCGTCTGCGCGAGGAGATGGGCATTGTCTGCCAGGGCCTTGAGCATCAGTTCAGCTTCATCTACCGCGCCGAGGTGGGCAACGGCTTGGTGGAGCACGAGCTCGACCACGTGCTCTTCGCCCGGCACAGCGGAGATGTGCGGCCCGACCCACGCGAGGCCATGGCCTGGCGTGCGATGACCGATGAGGAGCTGGACCATGAACTCAGGACCGGGCCCGACCGGTTCACCGCATGGCTCAGGAGCTGCTGGCCCTTGGTGAAAGAGCGTCGGGGTGCCGGGTTGCGCCACGCGGTGTGA
- the crtI gene encoding phytoene desaturase has translation MSRSALVIGAGFAGISAAADLAKRGFSVTVVEKNATPGGRARVLRENGYVFDMGPSWYWMPEVFEQWFAHFGQHVSDHYDLVRLDPSYQVIFGDNDAWSIPATRPALRAFFEQVEPGAGAQLDRFLEEAGVKYELGMHELVHRPSLSWGEYAHPKLISGILRSAVFRSLRAHVADHFQSPRLRQLMEFPVLFLGATPARTPALYSLMNYADMALGTWYPMGGMGRIVEGMVRVAEAQGARFLYDHPVQQVLVRNGRAVGVRTAHSELFADVVVAGADYHHVDQHLLAEELRAYSPSYWEKRVMAPSSLLFYLGFDTRLKKLLHHSLFFDEDLDRHASEIYDAPQWPSRPLMYVSAPSVTDPGIAPPGHENVVTLIPIAPGLSDEPEVRQRYLDLVLDRLTRHTGQDLRRHLVHQRSYCIADFEQDYNAFRGNAYGLANTLLQTAVLKPRMKSRKVAGLYYTGQLTVPGPGVPPSIISGQVVAGLVDKDLQRMHT, from the coding sequence TTGAGCCGCTCCGCCCTCGTCATCGGTGCCGGTTTCGCCGGCATCTCCGCGGCCGCCGACCTGGCCAAGCGCGGCTTCTCCGTCACCGTGGTGGAGAAGAACGCCACGCCGGGCGGTCGGGCGAGGGTGTTGCGCGAGAACGGATACGTGTTCGACATGGGGCCCAGCTGGTACTGGATGCCCGAGGTGTTCGAACAGTGGTTCGCCCACTTCGGCCAGCACGTGAGCGACCACTACGATCTGGTGCGGCTGGACCCGTCGTACCAGGTGATCTTCGGCGACAACGACGCCTGGTCGATCCCCGCCACGCGCCCGGCCCTGCGGGCTTTCTTCGAACAGGTGGAGCCCGGCGCGGGCGCTCAGCTGGACCGGTTCCTGGAGGAGGCCGGCGTGAAGTACGAACTGGGCATGCACGAACTCGTGCACCGCCCGAGCCTGAGCTGGGGCGAATACGCGCATCCCAAGCTCATCAGCGGCATCCTGCGCAGTGCGGTGTTCCGCTCGCTCCGCGCCCACGTGGCGGACCACTTCCAGAGCCCACGTTTGCGGCAGCTCATGGAGTTCCCGGTGCTGTTCCTGGGGGCCACACCTGCCCGGACGCCGGCCCTTTACAGCCTGATGAACTACGCGGACATGGCGTTGGGCACCTGGTACCCGATGGGCGGCATGGGCCGCATCGTGGAAGGCATGGTGAGGGTGGCCGAAGCGCAGGGAGCTCGCTTCCTCTACGACCATCCGGTGCAGCAGGTGCTCGTGCGGAACGGGCGGGCCGTCGGCGTGCGCACCGCGCACAGCGAGCTTTTCGCGGACGTGGTGGTGGCCGGCGCGGACTACCACCATGTGGACCAGCATCTGCTTGCCGAAGAGCTTCGAGCCTACTCACCATCCTACTGGGAGAAGCGCGTGATGGCCCCGTCCTCCCTGCTCTTCTACCTCGGCTTCGACACCCGGCTGAAGAAGCTCCTTCACCACAGCCTGTTCTTCGACGAGGACCTGGACCGGCACGCCAGCGAGATCTACGATGCGCCGCAATGGCCGAGCAGGCCGCTGATGTACGTATCGGCCCCGTCGGTCACCGACCCGGGCATCGCACCTCCCGGCCACGAGAACGTCGTCACGCTCATCCCCATCGCACCCGGCCTGTCCGATGAACCGGAGGTGCGGCAGCGCTACCTGGACCTGGTGCTCGACCGCCTGACCCGCCACACCGGCCAGGACCTGCGGCGCCACCTGGTGCATCAGCGCAGCTACTGCATCGCCGATTTCGAGCAGGACTATAACGCGTTCCGGGGCAACGCGTACGGCCTTGCGAACACCTTGCTGCAGACCGCTGTTCTGAAGCCCAGGATGAAGAGCCGCAAAGTGGCCGGGCTTTATTACACCGGGCAGCTCACCGTGCCCGGGCCCGGTGTACCGCCGTCCATCATCAGCGGCCAGGTGGTGGCCGGTCTGGTGGACAAGGATCTCCAACGCATGCACACATGA
- a CDS encoding FixH family protein: MKFSWGTGVTLTMMAFIALMAGFMIKAIQEQEELVAEDYYAQELRYQDRMDKIHRAGVDRVTFQVEGDSLLIAFQGDPPARATLRLQRPSDERADRAFEVLCRADGRCAVPVTDLLRGMYKAELEWTGPAGVGLVEERIVVP; this comes from the coding sequence ATGAAGTTCAGCTGGGGAACAGGGGTCACGCTCACCATGATGGCCTTCATCGCGCTCATGGCGGGATTCATGATCAAGGCCATCCAGGAACAGGAAGAGCTCGTGGCCGAGGATTATTACGCCCAGGAGCTTCGTTACCAGGATCGGATGGACAAGATCCACCGTGCGGGCGTTGACCGAGTGACCTTCCAGGTGGAGGGCGATTCGCTCCTCATCGCGTTCCAAGGCGACCCGCCGGCGCGCGCCACCCTGCGTCTACAGCGACCGTCCGATGAACGTGCGGACCGGGCGTTCGAGGTGCTTTGCCGGGCGGATGGCCGGTGCGCTGTGCCGGTGACCGACCTCCTACGGGGGATGTACAAGGCCGAGCTGGAATGGACCGGTCCTGCAGGAGTCGGTCTGGTCGAGGAACGGATCGTGGTGCCATGA
- a CDS encoding sulfite exporter TauE/SafE family protein → MIALIISAFVLGGLGSAHCVAMCGPLHLAVGQGGAPVRTTVLLNTGRVLTYMVIGALFGLFGRGLGLAGVQQVVAIALAVLMLAALVVPATAARLHRPVVPSAWVARLRSAVARRLRRSSAPAVLITGMLNGLLPCGMVYVAVAGALAQEGSLDGALFMAGFGLGTWPALFAVRSAGASFGARFRARLTRWAPAGYALMAALLLIRGLALDIPYLSPPDVEVPMRMEACP, encoded by the coding sequence ATGATCGCCCTGATCATCTCCGCGTTCGTCCTGGGGGGGCTGGGCAGCGCCCACTGCGTGGCCATGTGCGGCCCGCTGCATCTGGCCGTGGGGCAAGGGGGCGCCCCGGTGCGGACCACCGTGCTCCTCAACACCGGCCGGGTGCTCACCTACATGGTCATCGGTGCCCTGTTCGGCCTGTTCGGTCGCGGACTGGGCCTGGCCGGGGTCCAGCAGGTGGTGGCGATCGCGCTGGCCGTGCTCATGCTCGCAGCCTTGGTGGTTCCCGCCACGGCTGCGCGCCTGCATCGCCCTGTGGTGCCTTCGGCCTGGGTGGCACGCCTGAGGTCCGCTGTCGCACGCCGACTCCGTCGCAGCAGCGCGCCGGCCGTGCTCATCACCGGAATGCTCAATGGTCTGCTGCCATGCGGAATGGTGTACGTGGCCGTGGCCGGCGCGCTCGCGCAGGAAGGCTCCTTGGATGGAGCCCTGTTCATGGCCGGTTTCGGGCTGGGCACCTGGCCGGCCTTGTTCGCCGTGCGATCGGCCGGGGCATCGTTCGGAGCTCGGTTCAGGGCACGCCTCACGCGCTGGGCGCCCGCAGGCTATGCGCTCATGGCGGCCCTCCTGCTCATCCGCGGATTGGCGCTGGACATCCCTTATCTCAGCCCGCCCGACGTGGAGGTGCCCATGCGCATGGAGGCCTGTCCCTGA
- a CDS encoding bifunctional folylpolyglutamate synthase/dihydrofolate synthase, which yields MTYPETLAYLQARLPMFHRVGKAAYKADLRTTEALMAALGHPERGLRCVHVAGTNGKGSTSHMLAAVLQHAGLRTGLTTSPHLTDFRERVRINGAMITEQDVIRFVEAHRAVFEPLAPSFFEWSIALAFDHFRTQQVDIAVVETGLGGHLDSTNVVSPDVAVITNIGWDHADLLGGTLEAIAGEKAGIIKPGVPVVIGEAEGPIDALFRVRAASVGSPLFHVDPERPLPVPPELAGAHQERNARTVLTVVDRLRESGWRIPDEAVVRGLNDVVATTGLRGRWQVLGRSPLVIADVAHNADGLATVRALLQRTPHRHLHVVLGMVNDKDLGPALRQLPTTAHFHFCKADIPRGLDAAALAEEAAAFGMYGQVHASVRQAFEAAHAAAGPDDLVLVTGSVFVVAEVL from the coding sequence ATGACCTACCCCGAGACCCTGGCCTACCTGCAGGCCCGCCTGCCCATGTTCCACCGCGTGGGCAAGGCCGCCTACAAGGCCGACCTGCGCACCACCGAAGCTCTCATGGCCGCGTTGGGCCATCCGGAGCGCGGGCTGCGCTGCGTGCACGTGGCCGGCACCAACGGCAAGGGCAGCACCAGCCACATGCTGGCGGCCGTCCTCCAGCACGCCGGCCTGCGCACCGGGCTCACCACCAGCCCGCACCTCACCGACTTTCGTGAGCGGGTGCGGATCAACGGCGCCATGATCACGGAGCAGGACGTGATCCGTTTCGTGGAAGCGCATCGGGCCGTGTTCGAGCCGCTCGCGCCGAGCTTCTTCGAATGGAGCATCGCCCTGGCCTTCGACCACTTCCGCACGCAGCAGGTGGACATCGCCGTGGTGGAGACCGGCCTGGGCGGCCACCTGGACAGCACCAACGTGGTGAGCCCGGACGTGGCCGTGATCACGAACATCGGTTGGGACCACGCGGACCTGCTGGGCGGCACGCTGGAGGCGATCGCCGGCGAGAAGGCCGGCATCATCAAGCCGGGCGTCCCCGTGGTGATCGGCGAGGCCGAAGGGCCGATCGACGCGCTGTTCCGCGTGCGGGCCGCCAGCGTGGGCTCTCCCCTGTTCCACGTGGACCCTGAGCGTCCCCTGCCCGTGCCCCCCGAGCTGGCCGGAGCGCACCAGGAGCGCAACGCCCGGACGGTGCTCACCGTGGTGGACCGGTTGCGCGAGAGCGGCTGGCGGATCCCCGACGAGGCGGTGGTGCGCGGGCTCAACGACGTGGTGGCCACCACCGGGCTGCGTGGCCGCTGGCAGGTGCTGGGCCGATCACCCCTGGTGATCGCCGACGTGGCGCACAATGCGGACGGGCTGGCCACCGTGCGCGCCCTGCTCCAGCGCACACCGCACCGGCACCTGCACGTGGTGCTGGGCATGGTGAACGACAAGGACCTTGGACCGGCACTGCGGCAATTACCAACCACTGCGCACTTCCACTTCTGCAAGGCCGACATTCCGCGCGGGCTGGATGCGGCGGCACTGGCGGAGGAGGCCGCGGCCTTCGGGATGTACGGCCAGGTTCATGCCTCGGTGCGGCAGGCCTTCGAGGCCGCCCACGCGGCCGCCGGTCCGGATGACCTGGTGCTGGTCACCGGTAGCGTATTCGTGGTGGCGGAGGTCTTGTAA
- a CDS encoding sterol desaturase family protein, which yields MSTWMVLLVITATFVAMEAVAWATHKYVMHGLLWSLHKDHHHKDHRSTLERNDWFFVIFAVPSMALFILGGQLGAHTPWGWMGLGILLYGIAYFLVHEVFIHRRLPWFRDTRNAYLLAARRAHKMHHKHLGREHGECFGMLVFPFRFLREMRRGRNTSGAQPQGQASMRMGTSTSGGLR from the coding sequence ATGAGCACGTGGATGGTCCTGCTGGTGATCACCGCCACCTTCGTCGCTATGGAGGCGGTGGCCTGGGCCACACACAAGTACGTCATGCACGGACTGCTCTGGTCCCTGCACAAGGACCATCATCATAAGGATCACCGCAGCACGCTCGAGCGCAACGATTGGTTCTTCGTGATCTTCGCCGTTCCTTCGATGGCCTTGTTCATTCTCGGCGGCCAGTTGGGGGCTCACACGCCCTGGGGATGGATGGGCTTGGGGATCCTGCTTTACGGCATCGCCTACTTCTTGGTCCACGAGGTGTTCATCCACCGGAGGCTGCCGTGGTTCCGTGATACGCGGAACGCTTATCTGTTGGCCGCGCGTCGTGCGCACAAGATGCATCACAAGCACCTGGGCCGCGAGCACGGTGAATGCTTCGGCATGCTCGTGTTCCCGTTCCGGTTCCTTCGCGAGATGCGGCGCGGCCGCAACACTTCGGGCGCTCAGCCTCAGGGACAGGCCTCCATGCGCATGGGCACCTCCACGTCGGGCGGGCTGAGATAA
- a CDS encoding SRPBCC family protein encodes MHVLERTQVLPIPIDQAWAFFSTPRNLALITPPELGLRIREPFDDRSAYDGQLIRYAVRPLLGIPLPWLTRIERVNAPGHFADTQLSGPYARWYHEHRFEAVPEGTRMHDRVEYALPLGPLGELMHRLLVRRRLERIFEFRRHVLEGLFPEPLVLHPRIAAA; translated from the coding sequence ATGCATGTGCTGGAACGGACCCAGGTGCTGCCGATCCCCATCGATCAGGCTTGGGCGTTCTTCAGCACCCCTCGGAATCTGGCGCTCATCACACCACCGGAGTTGGGCCTTCGCATCCGCGAGCCCTTCGACGACCGATCCGCGTACGACGGCCAGCTCATCCGGTACGCGGTGCGTCCGTTGCTGGGGATCCCCCTTCCGTGGCTCACACGCATCGAACGGGTGAACGCCCCGGGGCACTTCGCGGACACCCAGCTCAGTGGACCTTACGCCCGCTGGTACCACGAGCACCGGTTCGAAGCTGTCCCCGAGGGCACGCGCATGCATGACCGGGTGGAATATGCCTTACCGCTGGGCCCGCTGGGGGAACTGATGCATCGGCTGCTCGTGCGCCGCCGGTTGGAGCGCATCTTCGAGTTCCGACGCCACGTGCTGGAGGGTCTGTTCCCCGAGCCACTGGTGCTTCATCCGCGTATCGCCGCCGCATGA
- the ccoG gene encoding cytochrome c oxidase accessory protein CcoG — protein MVKEGHPAVDESFRDSIATVDKQGRRVWIYPKKPGGKWFNRRVAFGYTLLAFLLVGPFLRIGGEPLLQLDVLGRRFVILGQTFWPQDIHLFVLGFIASIVFIALFTVAFGRLFCGWACPQTVFMELVYRRIEYWIEGDWKQQQALNKRVLDVDKLIRKSAKHALFFLVAFVIGNTFLGYIIGSDRLIQIVTEPPGRHLGGLAAMFGFSLVFYGVFAFMREQVCTTVCPYGRLQGVLLDRQSVVIAYDRMRGEQRAHFRKGEDRGSAGKGDCIDCKACVHVCPTGIDIRNGTQLECVNCTACIDACDHMMGAIGLPKGLIRYASEEEISDRKPFRWTTRMKAYSAVLTVLIAVIFTLIMLRSDVETTVLRTPGMLYQTRPDGRISNLYNYKVVNKTSRDIPIRFVLENVHGSIELVGKEIELQPAMLAQGSLFIILDRSAMSGMKTEVNIGVFSGDRLLEDVSTTFVGPINITTP, from the coding sequence ATGGTCAAAGAGGGGCACCCGGCCGTCGACGAGAGCTTCCGCGATTCCATCGCGACGGTCGACAAGCAGGGAAGGCGGGTCTGGATCTACCCGAAGAAACCGGGCGGCAAGTGGTTCAACCGACGCGTGGCGTTCGGTTACACATTGCTCGCCTTCCTTTTGGTGGGGCCCTTCCTGCGCATCGGCGGTGAGCCGCTGTTGCAGTTGGATGTGCTTGGTCGCCGCTTCGTCATCCTCGGCCAGACCTTCTGGCCGCAGGACATCCATCTCTTCGTCCTCGGTTTCATCGCCAGCATCGTCTTCATCGCCCTGTTCACCGTGGCCTTCGGGCGCCTGTTCTGCGGATGGGCTTGCCCGCAGACCGTGTTCATGGAACTGGTGTACCGCCGCATCGAGTACTGGATCGAGGGTGACTGGAAGCAGCAGCAGGCCCTGAACAAGCGCGTGCTGGACGTGGACAAGTTGATCCGCAAGTCGGCCAAGCACGCCCTGTTCTTCCTGGTGGCCTTCGTCATCGGCAATACCTTCCTCGGATACATCATCGGCAGCGACCGGCTGATCCAGATCGTCACCGAGCCGCCCGGGCGGCACCTGGGCGGCCTTGCCGCCATGTTCGGCTTTTCCCTGGTGTTCTACGGGGTCTTCGCCTTCATGCGGGAGCAGGTATGCACCACGGTCTGTCCCTATGGCCGGCTGCAGGGTGTGTTGCTCGACCGCCAGTCGGTGGTGATCGCCTACGACCGCATGCGTGGCGAACAGCGTGCCCATTTCCGCAAGGGCGAGGACCGCGGATCGGCGGGCAAGGGCGACTGCATCGACTGCAAGGCCTGTGTGCACGTCTGCCCTACAGGGATCGACATCCGGAACGGCACCCAGCTCGAATGCGTGAACTGTACCGCCTGCATCGATGCCTGTGACCACATGATGGGCGCCATCGGCCTGCCGAAGGGGTTGATCCGCTATGCGAGCGAGGAGGAGATCTCGGACCGGAAGCCCTTCCGGTGGACCACCCGCATGAAGGCTTACAGCGCCGTGCTCACCGTCCTCATCGCCGTCATCTTCACCCTGATCATGCTGCGCAGCGATGTGGAGACCACCGTGCTGCGCACCCCCGGCATGCTGTATCAGACCCGTCCGGACGGTCGCATCAGCAATCTTTACAACTACAAGGTCGTGAACAAGACCTCCCGCGACATCCCCATCCGCTTCGTGCTGGAGAACGTGCACGGTTCCATCGAGCTGGTCGGAAAGGAGATCGAGCTGCAACCGGCCATGCTGGCCCAGGGCAGCCTGTTCATCATCCTCGACCGGTCCGCCATGAGCGGCATGAAGACCGAGGTCAACATCGGGGTTTTCTCCGGTGACCGCCTGCTGGAGGACGTGTCCACCACCTTTGTGGGGCCCATCAACATCACCACACCATGA